The window TCTCTATATACCAAGCTTTAGTTATGTGATGGCAACACATATTCATTGTATACCTTTATTCGGTCTTGTAATCTTCGTTTCTTTTGTTTTTGCTTTCTATTTCTTCATAATTTTGTTTTCAGAATCCAATGTCCCGACGACAAGACCATGAAACCATTTTGTGAGACTGAATATATGCCGTGCAAGTTTTGCCAGCGTAAGAAAAGTGAAGTTGATGTGAAATTAGATGAGGTTATGGTGCCTAAAAGCAAACAATTAAGATATATAGGCTCAATATTCCAGGAGAATGATATGATATATAGAGTTATAACACATAGTATCAAAATAGGATAACTGTATTGGAGTAGTACCACCACAGTGTTATACAATAGGAGCACTGACCATATGAAAGACAAGTTATATGTGAGTTGTATGATTGAGAATATTATATGAAGTGAATGTTAGATGTCTATGTTCCAACATATCCACAAGATGATTGTTGAAAAATATGAATGATGAGACAGATGAGCAGCTATATAAGATTAGAAACAATTATAGTCGACAGAAGGTACACGTAACCTCACATAGAGGATAAAATGAAAGAAGTTTTTTTAAGATGGTCTAGTCATGTGACTTATGTCCTATGTGGACATCGAGATCACCATATATAGGTGGGCGAAACCATGGAGGTTGAACGTGTTAAAGCCGGACAAGATAGATCTAAAATCTTTAGGAAGAAAATTGTCTTGAAAAACCTATTCAGCTCATAAATTCATGAAAACTTACTGAAAAACATGATACAATGGAAAAGAAAAGATCCATATTGGTGATACCAATTAGTTCAGATTAAGATGTAGTTATGGTGGCACGCTTACTCAAGTACAATGTTTGTTAGGAGCATTTTAATCTTGTTAGCGATTTGTAAGCAAGTAACGCATATAGTCAACTAGGTTAAGATTGGTCCAAATGGAACAACATGGATAGTGAgaattcattctttttttttataaatgaGGATTCATGCAGCTGATTCCAACTAGCTTGGCATTGAGGCGTAGTTGTATAATATTGGAGTAGGTGTGGTAGAGCTTGCGTTTTCTGTTTATTCACAAGAGTGAATTGCAATACCTTTTTCTTTTGTGCAGGAAAGTGGTTTCAACGCAAATATTATTCTATTTCATCGTGGAGGATTTTGTATTTTATTGGGGACACAGGATTTTACATACGAAATGGCTCTATAAGCATGTCCACAGCGTCCATCATGAGTATGTGAACTACATTATGTTTTCTACTTTAATTCTTCGGATTTCTATTTTTTGCACATGAAATCAGCGCTTCTGCTTGTTACACCACAGGTATGCAACACCGTTTGGGTTGACGTCTGAGTATGCTCACCCTGCTGAAATTCTATTCCTTGGATTTGCTACGATAGTTGGTCCTGCAATCACGGGGCCGCATTTAATAACACTATATCTATGGGTTTCGCTTAGAGTCCTTGAGACAGTTGAGGCACATTCCGGATACCATTTCCCTTGGAGCCCCTCGAACTTCTTGCCGTTATATGGGGGGTGTGTACATTACTTTTACTGTTAGAAAATTTGTCATTTTTGTATTTATTTGTTCTCCACGTCATTAAAATCCCTGAAATGGCTATTATTGTTTCCAGGTCTGATTTTCATGATTATCATCATCGACTGCTCTACACGAAGTCCGGCAACTACTCATCGACATTTGTTTACATGGACTGGTAACAATTTCCACACATTGACTTAAATATTCTTGATATTTGTTTTATGCATCttcgtacaatagacccttgtggtccggcccttccccggaccccgtgcatagcgggagcttagtgcaccgggctgccctttttctCTAAGCTGTTTATGCTGTCATTAATTTCTCTTTAACTGTGATACTTTCTTTGTGGCAAAGAGGATCTCTGCTGAAACTGCAAGTAATCTGTTTGTggtatttcatgttttatgttAATTATCTACCAAATTCCTCTTCACCACTTCTGCTAATTTTACAAGGTCACCAAAGAACTAGCCCCTTTAGTTATAATGAAATTTCATAGGCAGTTCTTTCGAAAATTCGATAACTCGTTTTGATACTTGCTCTCTGGTCCGATGTGCACGGGAGGTTCCAGAAGCTAATACATCTACCGGCTTATGCTTTGACAATTGACAAAACTGTCTTTCGCATGATTTCTCTTTGCAGTTCAATAGAAACTTGATTGCATACCTCGGCCACATTGTGGTTGTTCATCTGTTCCCCAGCTAATATTGACCTATCTTGCTCGGACTTTCCAAATTGTCGCCTCATCCGTGTCAGATCCTCTAAGaaatgcattatttgaaggacaattcgACACACTCCCATAGCATTTTTGAAGAGTCATAAGACTAGCTCTATCTCAATGATATCTCATTATTTTGTGGCCTGAACAATACAGAATAGGAGATTTTTGTAGGATTTGTCATTTGACGGATCTCTTTGTTTTGTCAGGATATTTGGTACTGACAAGGGATATCGAAAGTTGAAGTCGCTAAAGGAGGAGGAACGCGCTGAGGGCAAAGTAATGTAAAGAAGACGGGAAAGGGGAATAAAAC is drawn from Lycium barbarum isolate Lr01 chromosome 8, ASM1917538v2, whole genome shotgun sequence and contains these coding sequences:
- the LOC132605843 gene encoding methylsterol monooxygenase 2-2-like, giving the protein MASIIESAWTYLITNFSDFQLTCFGGFVLHESVFFLSGLPFILFERAGWFGKYKIQKKNNTREAQEKCITRLLMYHLCVNLPILIASYPVFKYMGMRASLPLPSWKVVSTQILFYFIVEDFVFYWGHRILHTKWLYKHVHSVHHEYATPFGLTSEYAHPAEILFLGFATIVGPAITGPHLITLYLWVSLRVLETVEAHSGYHFPWSPSNFLPLYGGSDFHDYHHRLLYTKSGNYSSTFVYMDWIFGTDKGYRKLKSLKEEERAEGKVM